A single window of Plasmodium malariae genome assembly, chromosome: 8 DNA harbors:
- the PmUG01_08018100 gene encoding Tryptophan-rich antigen 3, putative, whose product MVISCHANNKVNFVNTKFATPYLCLTKNENPPENNIKNDIAFHSYVALSIISYCALSNISNIVREDVILLNIYGYTYYNSSKRKLRRYCNSESTEESKSKVSEKDENEGELNKINESKIEEKKRIEIKIEEGKRYERKNDKIKIGEINIDENKIGEGKIDEDKINENGEDEIKIKENIIDENKTGQKKRVKFKIDEIKTDEGKTEEIKTDEGKTEEIKIEESKIDENKKNENIGDKNLSNNNNEGETSLNIEELSTKEVLKLAAKKVIDILKKKILEKRDKFKKKVIDKIVFTINQIKGEPLDAYKEEFDDEEIIDEEEEWKVNEWNQWFSNTEKEYDDWIQSIDDYKAQWIKEKDLEFPTFANGLYKSWDRWREQVKSESKDLKEAKWKGWGKEEWKLWLQKYWYEHNQEKWKDIIATYEKNYREWTVNNWNKWKGQKLMSWIMKKWKVREDRKWERWESNKWNKRLRFKEKKQWNVWRYRLEKERLQWKHWIDSKRITVLGENQWKEWDDWKEEKLKIFEEIVDSISKKWVEEEKFHEFK is encoded by the exons ATGGTAATAAGTTGTCATGctaataataaagtaaattttgtaaatacaaaatttgcTACTccatatttatgtttaacGAAGAACGAAAATCCTcctgaaaataatattaaaaatgacaTAGCCTTTCATTCTTATGTTGCATTGTCAATTATCTCATATTGTGCCCTTTctaatatttctaatatagTAAGAGAagatgttatattattaaatatatacggGTATACGTACTAT aatTCTTCCAAAAGGAAATTACGACGATACTGTAACTCAGAAAGCACAGAAGAAAGTAAGAGTAAGGTAAGCGAAAAGGATGAAAATGAAGGGGAATTAAATAAGATAAATGAAAgcaaaatagaagaaaaaaaaagaatagaaaTCAAAATAGAAGAAGGAAAAAGgtatgaaagaaaaaatgataaaataaaaattggtgaaataaatatagacgAAAACAAAATTGGTGAAGGAAAAATTGATGAAGacaaaattaatgaaaacgGAGAAGAcgaaatcaaaataaaagaaaacataatagatgaaaacaaaacaggtcaaaaaaaaagagttaaatttaaaatagatGAAATTAAAACAGACGAAGGAAAAACAGAAGAAATCAAAACAGACGAAGGCAAAACAGAAGAAATCAAAATAGAAGAAAGCAAAATagatgaaaacaaaaaaaatgagaacaTAGGCGATAAAAACCtaagtaacaataataacgAAGGAGAAACTTCATTGAACATTGAGGAATTAAGTACTAAAGAGGTATTAAAATTAGCTGCAAAAAAAGTCATAGacatactaaaaaaaaaaatacttgaaAAAAGGGataagtttaaaaaaaaagtaatagaCAAAATAGTGTTTACAATAAATCAAATTAAAGGAGAACCATTAGACGCATATAAAGAGGAATTTGATGATGAAGAAATAATtgatgaagaagaagaatgGAAAGTAAATGAATGGAATCAATGGTTTTCCAACACTGAAAAGGAATACGATGATTGGATTCAGTCAATAGACGATTATAAAGCCCAGTGGATCAAGGAAAAAGATTTGGAATTTCCAACATTCGCAAATGGTCTATACAAAAGTTGGGATAGGTGGCGTGAACAAGTTAAATCTGAAAGTAAGGATTTGAAAGAGGCCAAATGGAAAGGATGGGGAAAGGAGGAATGGAAATTATGGCTTCAGAAGTATTGGTATGAACATAATCaagaaaaatggaaagatATTATAGCAacgtatgaaaaaaattatcgcGAATGGACAGTTAATAATTGGAATAAATGGAAAGGGCAAAAATTGATGTCGtggataatgaaaaaatggaaagttAGAGAAGACCGGAAATGGGAAAGATGGGAAAGTAACAAATGGAATAAACGTTTAAGatttaaagagaaaaaacaaTGGAATGTTTGGAGATATAGATTAGAAAAAGAACGTTTGCAATGGAAACATTGGATTGATTCAAAAAGGATTACAGTTTTGGGGGAAAATCAATGGAAAGAATGGGACGACtggaaagaagaaaaactTAAGATCTTTGAGGAAATTGTAGATTccatttcaaaaaaatggGTAGAAGAAGAAAAGTTTCAcgaatttaaataa
- the PmUG01_08018200 gene encoding conserved Plasmodium protein, unknown function, protein MSSILFWVLIILLLFGLPFYKFKVSNTNIIKDVDFEIKYEATTKRLYVESVNKEKCGNQNYYINENCKIVSSLGKIDENNTELCLNKKNKCSYISNYIFQNLGIKSITKRDFSNLFHSNRSTIKTQEKCNKEVHLNEKIKCTCCEKEIPNTTEGEVEGKEKGTNIDNNNYYHFKDCKCILHYEVEYDDTVTPNKCESFTCTDGFCTLLINGEPFCSCFDNFYFDKNRNACIKHEEKKKKDCNLDFGKNKISYSHHTYSYTPLTSEDSQNNNSQDHSLNRFQSVLDPKNRLNINHTYNKACQANQIRNEQGNCEDKDDHAIEDICFRLECFINSNKPECACVNKKREKIGNNIFDVSNINLCTLNNINCDYGKCNNLLKKEELGCICDENYKYDKSLKVCISSSLTGLLNYILLLVLFALITSVL, encoded by the coding sequence ATGTCTTCCATCTTGTTTTGGgttttaataattcttttactATTTGGTTTACcattttacaaatttaaaGTCTCAAAtactaatataataaaagatgtAGACTTTGAAATTAAGTATGAAGCAACAACAAAACGTTTGTATGTTGAAAGTGTTAACAAGGAAAAATGTGGCAACCAAAATTACTACATAAATGAGAACTGCAAAATTGTTAGTTCTCTCGGAAAAATTGATGAGAATAATACCGAATTgtgtttaaataaaaaaaataaatgttcgtatatttcaaattatatttttcaaaatttggGTATAAAGTCAATTACTAAACGAGATTTTTCCAATTTATTTCATTCGAATAGATCAACTATTAAAACGCAAGAAAAATGTAACAAAGAAGTGCacttaaatgaaaaaataaaatgtacatgCTGCGAGAAAGAAATACCAAATACTACTGAAGGTGAAGtagaaggaaaagaaaaaggtaCAAACATAGATAATAACAATTATTACCACTTTAAGGactgtaaatgtatattgcATTATGAGGTAGAATATGATGATACTGTTACTCCTAATAAATGTGAAAGTTTTACTTGTACAGATGGATTTTGCACTCTTCTAATAAATGGAGAGCCATTTTGTTCTTgttttgataatttttattttgataaaaacaGAAATGCATGTATAAAacatgaagaaaaaaaaaaaaaagactgCAACCTTgattttggaaaaaataaaatcagtTATTCGCATCACACCTATAGCTATACACCTTTAACTAGTGAAGATTcgcaaaataataattcccAAGACCATTCACTAAATCGTTTTCAAAGTGTATTGGATCCAAAAAACagattaaatataaatcatacatataataaggCTTGCCAGGCAAATCAAATAAGAAATGAACAGGGAAATTGTGAAGATAAAGACGATCATGCAATAGAAGATATTTGCTTTAGATTAgaatgttttattaattctaatAAACCTGAATGTGCATGTGTAAATAAgaagagagaaaaaataggtaataacatttttgatgtttcaaatataaatctATGCACACTTAATAACATTAATTGTGATTACGGAAAATGTAacaatttgttaaaaaaagaggaacTAGGATGTATCTGCGATGAAAActataaatatgataaatcTTTAAAAGTTTGCATTAGCTCCTCCTTAACAGGCCTTTTAAACTATATACTTCTTTTAGTGTTATTTGCTTTAATTACAAgtgtattataa